A DNA window from Mytilus trossulus isolate FHL-02 unplaced genomic scaffold, PNRI_Mtr1.1.1.hap1 h1tg000024l__unscaffolded, whole genome shotgun sequence contains the following coding sequences:
- the LOC134699061 gene encoding venom allergen 5.02-like, which produces MTRLHNEFRSKTAKENGAADMMKMKWDYTAANVAQKWADQCVFKHSTNKYGENLFVTTAQDVYKAMDQSVNSWFNEVRFYNYNYDCYSDSCFKKVGHYTQVKYTNRM; this is translated from the exons ATGACAAGGCTTCACAATGAATTCAGAAGTAAAACGGCTAAAGAAAATGGGGCTGCTGATATGATGAAAATG aAATGGGATTACACTGCTGCCAATGTTGCTCAAAAATGGGCAGATCAATGCGTATTCAAACACAGCACGAATAAGTATGGAGAAAATCTCTTCGTTACTACAG CACAAGACGTCTATAAGGCTATGGATCAATCTGTTAATTCTTGGTTCAACGAAGTGCGATTCTATAATTACAATTATGATTGCTATTCGGATTCATGCTTTAAAAAAGTTGGACACTATACACAGgtaaaatatacaaacagaATGTGA